A genomic region of Micromonospora sp. NBRC 110009 contains the following coding sequences:
- a CDS encoding HAD family hydrolase, with the protein MPTDNRCGVLFDVDGTLVDTTYLHTMSWWEALREGGHRVPMARIHRAVGMGSDKLLDHLLGPERDRDGDGKLRDAHDARYAEFWARLTPLPGAVDLLRACAARGLRVVLATSAAEHEVAALRAALAADDVIDTVTSSADAEESKPAPDILVAALDQSGLAAERVVFVGDSVWDVAAAGKLDIPCIGLACGGTSRAELAGAGAVAVYDDPAALLDGLGDSAIAKLT; encoded by the coding sequence ATGCCTACGGACAACCGCTGCGGCGTCCTCTTCGACGTGGATGGCACCCTGGTCGACACCACCTACCTGCACACCATGAGCTGGTGGGAGGCGTTGCGCGAGGGCGGCCACCGAGTGCCGATGGCCCGGATCCACCGGGCCGTCGGGATGGGTTCGGACAAGCTCCTCGACCACCTGCTCGGCCCGGAGCGTGACCGCGACGGCGACGGCAAGCTGCGTGACGCGCACGACGCCCGCTACGCCGAGTTCTGGGCGCGGCTCACCCCGCTGCCGGGGGCGGTGGACCTGCTGCGCGCCTGCGCCGCGCGGGGGCTGCGGGTGGTGCTCGCGACCTCGGCGGCCGAGCACGAGGTGGCCGCCCTGCGGGCCGCGCTCGCCGCCGACGACGTGATCGACACCGTGACCTCCTCGGCGGACGCGGAGGAGAGCAAGCCGGCACCGGACATCCTGGTCGCCGCCCTGGACCAGTCCGGCCTCGCCGCCGAGCGGGTGGTGTTCGTCGGCGACTCGGTCTGGGACGTCGCGGCGGCCGGCAAGCTCGACATCCCGTGCATCGGCCTGGCCTGCGGCGGCACCAGCCGGGCCGAGCTGGCCGGAGCCGGTGCGGTCGCGGTCTACGACGACCCGGCCGCGCTGCTCGACGGCCTCGGCGACAGCGCCATCGCCAAACTCACCTGA
- a CDS encoding glucose 1-dehydrogenase translates to MTGRLAGRTALITGSDSGIGQATAIEFGREGADVVVHYLHDHAGANHTKAEIEKAGRRAVVVQGDISVEHQVEAMFDEALAEFDRLDILMNDAGVDASGIPVADLDTETWDRCIRTNVYGAFFCSRRFVRHRRDQGGGGKIINITSIHQEVARAGGADYDTSKGAMLEFAKSLALEVAPMHMNVNNIGPGMVLTPFNQRAIDDPKYLEEQVQSIPWKRAAQPEEIAKVAVFLASDDANYVTGSTYFVDGGLMQNQGQGA, encoded by the coding sequence ATGACCGGACGGCTGGCGGGCAGGACCGCGCTCATCACCGGCTCCGACTCGGGCATCGGCCAGGCCACCGCCATCGAGTTCGGCCGGGAGGGCGCCGACGTGGTGGTGCACTACCTGCACGACCACGCCGGGGCGAACCACACGAAGGCCGAGATCGAGAAGGCCGGCCGGCGGGCCGTGGTGGTGCAGGGCGACATCAGCGTGGAACACCAGGTCGAGGCGATGTTCGACGAGGCGCTCGCCGAGTTCGACCGGCTGGACATCCTGATGAACGACGCCGGGGTCGACGCCTCCGGCATCCCGGTGGCGGACCTGGACACCGAGACCTGGGACCGGTGCATCCGCACGAACGTCTACGGGGCGTTCTTCTGCTCCCGCCGCTTCGTCCGGCACCGCCGGGACCAGGGCGGCGGCGGAAAGATCATCAACATCACCTCCATCCACCAGGAGGTGGCCCGAGCCGGCGGCGCGGACTACGACACCAGCAAGGGCGCGATGTTGGAGTTCGCCAAGAGCCTCGCCCTGGAGGTCGCGCCCATGCACATGAACGTCAACAACATCGGCCCGGGCATGGTGCTCACCCCGTTCAACCAGCGGGCCATCGACGACCCGAAGTACCTGGAGGAGCAGGTGCAGAGCATCCCCTGGAAGCGGGCCGCGCAGCCGGAGGAGATCGCCAAGGTGGCGGTCTTCCTGGCCAGCGACGACGCCAACTACGTGACCGGATCGACGTACTTCGTGGACGGCGGTTTGATGCAGAACCAGGGCCAGGGTGCCTGA
- a CDS encoding metallophosphoesterase family protein yields the protein MELLIVADTHVPKRARDLPAPLWTAIEAADVVLHAGDWVDVSLLDALAARARRLVGVYGNNDGPQLRARLPEVARVELAGLRVAVVHETGPKTGREARCAARFPDVDLLVFGHSHIPWDSVAPNGLRLLNPGSPTDRRAQPYATYLTARVAAGRLDRVELHRLPPR from the coding sequence ATGGAGCTGCTCATCGTCGCCGACACGCACGTGCCGAAGCGGGCACGGGACCTGCCCGCGCCGCTCTGGACGGCGATCGAGGCCGCCGACGTGGTGCTGCACGCGGGCGACTGGGTGGACGTGTCGCTGCTCGACGCGCTGGCGGCCCGGGCCCGCCGGCTGGTCGGGGTGTACGGCAACAACGACGGGCCACAGCTGCGGGCCCGGCTGCCCGAGGTGGCCCGGGTCGAGCTGGCCGGGCTGCGGGTGGCGGTGGTGCACGAGACCGGGCCGAAGACCGGGCGGGAGGCCCGGTGCGCGGCCCGGTTCCCCGACGTTGACCTGCTGGTCTTCGGGCACTCCCACATCCCGTGGGACAGCGTCGCCCCGAACGGGCTGCGCCTGCTCAACCCCGGCTCACCCACCGACCGGCGGGCCCAGCCGTACGCGACCTACCTGACCGCGCGGGTGGCGGCGGGGCGGCTCGACCGGGTCGAGCTGCACCGCCTGCCCCCGCGCTGA
- a CDS encoding DUF3072 domain-containing protein — MAEQSNGRRGDVNPDAAVKDPDEWVTGDEPPTAAQESYLHTLAREAGEEVPEGLTKAEASRRIDELQAETGRGR; from the coding sequence ATGGCCGAGCAGAGCAACGGCAGGCGGGGCGACGTCAACCCGGACGCCGCGGTCAAGGACCCCGACGAGTGGGTCACCGGTGACGAGCCGCCGACCGCCGCCCAGGAGTCGTACCTGCACACCCTGGCCCGCGAGGCGGGCGAGGAGGTGCCCGAGGGCCTGACCAAGGCGGAGGCGTCCCGCCGGATCGACGAGCTCCAGGCGGAGACCGGGCGCGGCCGGTGA
- a CDS encoding sensor histidine kinase yields MIRATGSPFPGGGLRHDALFYDHDGDYVDAVRGFVLAGRSAGEPVLVVVPGHRLPLLRALLDPLDGVELADPAVVGRNPATIIPTVLRDLVRRFPGRRVRVVGEWLWPGRRPAAYPHCVAHEAMVNLALADEPLTARCLFDRSRLPAGALADAEHTHPWLWRGRVPRPSAGYRPPRAVLARLDRPLPPPPGDAVTLPVDAAGLAALRTAVAAVAQAAGLGGERVEDLRISVTELASNALTHGTGPATARCWAAAGEVVCEVSGPGELDDPLAGRIPPAVASVRGRGLLLVHRLSDLVDVRVADGVTTVRARLELPASQVPAPRSAPDAAERGFIRPAPR; encoded by the coding sequence ATGATCCGGGCCACCGGGTCGCCGTTCCCGGGCGGGGGGCTGCGCCACGACGCGCTCTTCTACGACCACGACGGCGACTACGTCGACGCGGTCCGCGGGTTCGTCCTCGCCGGCCGGTCCGCCGGCGAGCCGGTGCTGGTCGTCGTGCCCGGTCACCGGCTCCCGCTGCTCCGGGCCCTGCTCGACCCGCTCGACGGGGTGGAACTCGCCGACCCGGCGGTCGTCGGCCGTAACCCGGCGACGATCATCCCGACCGTGCTCCGCGACCTGGTCCGGCGGTTCCCCGGCCGTCGGGTCCGGGTCGTCGGGGAATGGCTCTGGCCCGGCCGGCGGCCGGCCGCGTACCCGCACTGCGTGGCACACGAGGCGATGGTCAACCTCGCGCTGGCCGACGAGCCGCTCACCGCGCGCTGCCTGTTCGACCGGTCCCGGCTGCCCGCCGGGGCGCTCGCCGACGCCGAACACACCCACCCCTGGCTGTGGCGCGGGCGAGTGCCGCGACCCAGCGCCGGCTACCGGCCACCCCGGGCGGTGCTGGCCCGGCTGGACCGGCCGCTGCCCCCGCCCCCCGGCGACGCGGTGACCCTGCCGGTCGACGCGGCCGGGCTCGCGGCGCTGCGGACCGCGGTGGCCGCGGTGGCGCAGGCCGCCGGGCTCGGCGGAGAGCGGGTCGAGGACCTGCGGATCAGCGTCACCGAGTTGGCGTCCAACGCGCTGACCCACGGCACCGGCCCGGCCACCGCCCGGTGCTGGGCCGCCGCCGGCGAGGTGGTCTGCGAGGTGAGTGGGCCCGGGGAGCTCGACGACCCGCTCGCCGGCCGGATCCCCCCGGCGGTGGCGAGCGTCCGGGGCCGGGGCCTGCTGCTGGTGCACCGGCTCAGCGACCTGGTGGACGTGCGCGTCGCCGACGGGGTGACCACCGTGCGGGCACGCCTGGAGCTGCCCGCCAGCCAGGTGCCCGCGCCCCGGTCAGCCCCGGACGCCGCCGAGCGCGGGTTCATCCGTCCGGCCCCGCGCTGA
- a CDS encoding NAD(P)/FAD-dependent oxidoreductase has product MVVVGAGIAGVACATELVRAGLPVEVRERARVTGGRMASRRFDGRPADLGAAYFTVDDPGFATVVQGWRAAGLVREWTDTFVAYGPDGRRETAGPTRWAAPRGLRSLVEHLAGGLTVAHNRLVMTVEPGPRVDGRAAEAVVLAMPGPQAALLLDPALAVATRAVAAQRWSSALAGVLRFPARRWPDFGGAFVNGHPVLGLVCDDGDRRGDGAPVLVAHTTPEFAAGHLRQPAAAGPAIERAVRDLLGLREPAELTHVHRWTYAKPTAGGNGTYHLDDDGIGLAGDAFGRPRVQSAWRSGRDLGRAVAARLLAGRG; this is encoded by the coding sequence GTGGTGGTGGTCGGCGCGGGCATCGCCGGCGTGGCATGCGCCACCGAGCTGGTCCGGGCCGGCCTCCCGGTGGAGGTCCGGGAACGGGCCCGGGTCACCGGGGGACGGATGGCCAGCAGGCGCTTCGACGGCCGCCCGGCGGACCTGGGGGCCGCCTACTTCACCGTCGACGACCCCGGCTTCGCCACCGTGGTCCAGGGTTGGCGCGCCGCCGGACTGGTCCGGGAGTGGACCGACACCTTCGTCGCGTACGGGCCGGACGGGCGGCGCGAGACCGCCGGCCCGACCCGCTGGGCGGCCCCGCGGGGCCTGCGCTCCCTGGTCGAGCACCTGGCCGGCGGCCTCACGGTGGCGCACAACCGGTTGGTCATGACGGTCGAACCGGGCCCCCGGGTGGACGGGCGGGCCGCCGAGGCGGTGGTGCTGGCGATGCCCGGCCCGCAGGCGGCCCTGCTGCTCGACCCGGCGCTGGCGGTGGCCACCCGGGCGGTGGCCGCGCAGCGCTGGTCGTCGGCGCTGGCCGGCGTGCTGCGCTTCCCGGCCCGCCGCTGGCCGGACTTCGGCGGCGCCTTCGTCAACGGGCACCCGGTGCTCGGCCTGGTCTGCGACGACGGCGATCGGCGCGGCGACGGGGCGCCGGTGCTGGTCGCGCACACCACCCCGGAGTTCGCCGCCGGCCACCTGCGCCAACCCGCCGCCGCCGGTCCGGCGATCGAGCGGGCCGTTCGTGACCTGCTCGGCCTGCGCGAGCCGGCCGAGCTGACGCACGTGCACCGCTGGACGTACGCCAAGCCGACCGCCGGCGGGAACGGGACCTATCACCTGGACGACGACGGCATCGGCCTGGCCGGGGACGCGTTCGGCCGGCCCCGGGTGCAGAGCGCCTGGCGCTCCGGCCGGGACCTGGGCCGGGCGGTGGCCGCGCGGCTGCTCGCCGGCCGTGGCTGA
- a CDS encoding glycoside hydrolase family 15 protein produces the protein MTAGRISEHGFLADGRSAALVDRAGAVNWWCPARFDGPSVFGRLLDDGAGHWGVRPESDFTSERCYLDDTLVLRTVFTTSTGAVAVTDALALEPGARGHEIGLRSPRVLARVVEGLSGEVPMRVEYRPRFEYGRVGAYLSETDGVIGATAGATRLELRANVPMSCGDGMASGRFTARAGSTHHFTLGFAPTYDGGRPRLPDADRVVADAVAGWRSWAGLHEYRGLYREQVRRSALVVQGMTYGPSGSVVAAPTTSLPEELGGDRNYDYRFVWVRDFSLTLQALWRAACPDEANRQFAWVARAMGRIDDNQVPIMYGVEGERDLTEHPLDHLAGYARSRPVFVGNDAWRQRQSDVLGEILDAAWLMRHYLDPMSPDVQNLLHGLADQAVLDWRRPDAGMWEARDAERHYVSSKVQCWTALDRAVRFGTRIGDAGDVTRWAAARDEVREAVLTRGWNDRLGAYTGAFDSDQLDASVLIMPLVGFLPAGDPRMRSTVDAVERGLSRDGLLRRWNTDPAGFVICSFWLVGCLAEANELDRARRLFERLAARVNDLGLYAEQIDQDTGEQLGNFPQAFSHIGLINAAGHLTEAAERLGADTTRLTVPAGTATMEGART, from the coding sequence GTGACGGCGGGACGGATCAGCGAACACGGGTTCCTCGCGGACGGACGCAGTGCCGCGCTGGTGGACCGCGCCGGCGCGGTGAACTGGTGGTGCCCGGCCCGCTTCGACGGCCCGTCGGTCTTCGGGCGGCTGCTCGACGACGGCGCCGGGCACTGGGGCGTCCGGCCCGAGTCCGACTTCACCAGCGAGCGCTGCTACCTGGACGACACGCTGGTGCTGCGTACCGTCTTCACCACCTCGACCGGGGCGGTGGCCGTCACCGACGCCCTGGCGCTCGAGCCGGGGGCGCGCGGGCACGAGATCGGCCTGCGCTCGCCGCGCGTCCTCGCCCGGGTGGTCGAAGGGCTCTCCGGCGAGGTGCCGATGCGGGTCGAGTACCGGCCCCGCTTCGAGTACGGCCGAGTGGGCGCCTACCTCAGCGAGACCGACGGGGTGATCGGCGCGACCGCCGGCGCCACCCGGCTGGAGCTGCGCGCCAACGTCCCGATGAGCTGCGGTGACGGGATGGCGTCCGGTCGCTTCACGGCCCGCGCCGGCAGCACCCACCACTTCACCCTCGGCTTCGCGCCGACCTACGACGGCGGCCGGCCGCGGCTGCCCGACGCCGACCGGGTGGTGGCCGACGCGGTGGCCGGCTGGCGGTCCTGGGCCGGCCTGCACGAGTACCGCGGGCTCTACCGGGAGCAGGTGCGGCGCAGCGCGCTGGTGGTTCAGGGGATGACCTACGGGCCGAGTGGTTCGGTCGTCGCCGCGCCCACCACCTCGCTCCCCGAGGAGCTGGGCGGCGACCGCAACTACGACTACCGCTTCGTCTGGGTACGCGACTTCAGCCTCACCCTCCAGGCGCTCTGGCGGGCCGCCTGCCCGGACGAGGCGAACCGGCAGTTCGCCTGGGTGGCCCGGGCGATGGGCCGGATCGACGACAACCAGGTGCCGATCATGTACGGCGTGGAGGGCGAGCGGGACCTCACCGAACACCCCCTCGACCACCTCGCCGGGTACGCGCGGAGCCGGCCGGTCTTCGTCGGCAACGACGCCTGGCGGCAGCGGCAGAGCGACGTGCTCGGCGAGATCCTCGACGCCGCCTGGTTGATGCGGCACTACCTCGACCCGATGTCGCCCGACGTCCAAAACCTGCTGCACGGCCTGGCCGACCAGGCGGTGCTGGACTGGCGCCGGCCGGACGCCGGGATGTGGGAGGCGCGCGACGCCGAGCGGCACTACGTCTCGTCCAAGGTCCAGTGCTGGACGGCGCTGGACCGGGCCGTCCGGTTCGGGACCCGGATCGGCGACGCCGGGGACGTGACCCGCTGGGCGGCGGCCCGGGACGAGGTGCGTGAGGCGGTGCTCACCCGGGGCTGGAACGACCGGCTCGGGGCGTACACCGGGGCCTTCGACTCCGACCAGCTGGACGCCTCGGTGCTGATCATGCCGTTGGTCGGGTTCCTGCCGGCCGGCGACCCCCGGATGCGGTCCACCGTCGACGCCGTGGAGCGCGGGCTGTCCCGCGACGGGCTGCTGCGCCGGTGGAACACCGACCCGGCGGGCTTCGTGATCTGTTCGTTCTGGCTGGTGGGCTGCCTGGCCGAGGCCAACGAGCTGGACCGGGCGCGGCGGCTCTTCGAGCGGCTCGCCGCCCGGGTCAACGACCTCGGCCTGTACGCCGAGCAGATCGACCAGGACACCGGCGAGCAGCTCGGCAACTTCCCGCAGGCCTTCTCGCACATCGGCCTGATCAACGCGGCCGGTCACCTCACCGAGGCCGCCGAACGGCTCGGCGCCGACACCACCCGACTGACCGTGCCGGCCGGTACGGCCACCATGGAGGGAGCACGCACATGA
- a CDS encoding helix-turn-helix transcriptional regulator produces MGQAVRERGRSVGGLLREWRERRRLSQLALAHEAEISPRHLSFVETGRARPSREMVLRLAEHLNVPLRDRNHLLLAAGYAPAYPQAALDSPELRRVRAAVRLVLRAHEPWPAVAVDRLWRLVDANAAVPVLTAGAAPHLLRPPVNALRLTLHPEGLAPRVVNLGQWRTHVLGRLRRQAALTADADLAALHDELSGYPGGTPGPAPAEPAPGDVVVPLRLRHGGGELHLLSTVSTFGTPLDVTVAELSIETFLPADEATAEALRGAVG; encoded by the coding sequence GTGGGGCAGGCGGTGCGGGAGCGCGGGCGGTCGGTCGGCGGCCTGCTGCGGGAGTGGCGGGAGCGGCGGCGGCTCAGCCAGCTCGCGCTCGCGCACGAGGCGGAGATCTCGCCCCGCCACCTGAGCTTCGTGGAGACCGGCCGCGCCCGGCCGAGTCGGGAGATGGTGCTGCGGCTCGCCGAGCACCTAAACGTGCCGCTGCGGGACCGCAACCACCTGCTGCTCGCGGCCGGGTACGCCCCGGCCTACCCGCAGGCGGCGCTGGACTCTCCCGAGCTGCGCCGGGTCCGTGCGGCCGTACGCCTGGTGCTGCGCGCCCACGAGCCGTGGCCGGCGGTGGCGGTGGACCGGCTCTGGCGCCTGGTGGACGCCAACGCCGCGGTGCCGGTGCTGACCGCCGGGGCGGCGCCGCACCTGCTCCGCCCGCCGGTGAACGCGCTGCGCCTGACCCTGCATCCGGAGGGCCTGGCGCCCCGGGTGGTGAACCTCGGCCAGTGGCGGACGCACGTGCTGGGTCGGCTGCGTCGGCAGGCCGCGCTCACCGCGGACGCCGACCTGGCCGCGCTCCACGACGAGCTGAGCGGCTATCCGGGCGGGACGCCCGGGCCGGCTCCGGCGGAGCCGGCGCCGGGTGACGTGGTGGTGCCGCTGCGGTTGCGCCATGGCGGCGGGGAGCTGCACCTGCTCAGCACGGTCTCCACCTTCGGCACCCCGCTGGACGTCACCGTGGCGGAGCTGTCCATCGAGACGTTCCTCCCCGCCGACGAGGCGACCGCCGAGGCGCTGCGCGGGGCGGTCGGCTGA
- a CDS encoding cation:proton antiporter domain-containing protein yields MEPVDVAFALLGVGALLAGILPRVLERRPLSMPIAFLGLGMLVFLLPTGLPSPDPLRWPELTTHLTEVGVIVALMGAGLKIDRPLSWARWSSTWRLLAVAMPVCIAAVALLGWWWAGLVPAAALLLGAALAPTDPVLASDVQVGEPTDVEDSEDEVRFALTSEAGLNDGLAFPFVYAAIAIATTSLAPRDWLAHWVTVDVVWKLGVGVGGGLLVGWLLGKLFFRAPSELRLARHAEGFLALAATFLAYGLVEVVGGYGFLAVFVAARAIRAAERTHEFHSVLHDFAEQVERLLTVLLLLLLGGAVIGGLLAPLTWPAALVGLALVFVIRPVSGWLSLRGAPGRPAEHWVIALFGIRGVGSFYYLAYATSRTDFPQAELLWATVGLVVVVSVVVHGIAATPVMQLLDRAGERTRDASARGRTDEPALGGVRG; encoded by the coding sequence GTGGAACCGGTGGATGTCGCGTTCGCCCTGCTGGGCGTCGGCGCGTTGTTGGCGGGGATCCTGCCACGCGTGCTGGAACGCCGGCCGCTGTCCATGCCGATCGCCTTCCTCGGGCTGGGCATGCTGGTCTTCCTGCTCCCCACCGGGCTGCCCTCGCCGGACCCGCTGCGTTGGCCCGAGCTGACCACCCACCTCACCGAGGTTGGTGTGATCGTGGCGCTGATGGGCGCCGGCCTGAAGATCGACCGGCCGCTCAGCTGGGCCCGCTGGTCGTCCACCTGGCGGCTGCTGGCCGTGGCCATGCCGGTGTGCATCGCGGCGGTGGCGCTGCTCGGCTGGTGGTGGGCCGGCCTGGTGCCGGCGGCGGCGCTGCTGCTGGGCGCCGCGCTCGCCCCGACCGACCCGGTGCTCGCCTCCGATGTGCAGGTGGGCGAGCCGACCGACGTGGAGGACTCCGAGGACGAGGTCCGCTTCGCCCTGACCTCGGAGGCGGGGCTCAACGACGGCCTGGCGTTCCCCTTCGTGTACGCGGCCATCGCGATCGCCACCACCAGCCTCGCGCCGCGGGACTGGCTGGCCCACTGGGTCACCGTCGACGTGGTCTGGAAGCTCGGCGTCGGGGTGGGCGGCGGCCTGCTGGTCGGCTGGCTGCTCGGCAAGCTCTTCTTCCGCGCGCCGAGCGAGCTGCGGCTGGCCCGGCACGCCGAGGGCTTCCTCGCGCTGGCCGCGACCTTCCTGGCGTACGGGCTGGTGGAGGTGGTCGGCGGGTACGGCTTCCTGGCCGTCTTCGTGGCCGCCCGGGCGATCCGCGCCGCGGAACGGACCCACGAGTTCCATTCGGTGCTGCACGACTTCGCCGAGCAGGTCGAGCGGCTGCTCACCGTGCTGTTGCTGCTGCTGCTCGGGGGCGCGGTGATCGGCGGGCTGCTCGCCCCGCTGACCTGGCCGGCGGCCCTGGTGGGGCTGGCCCTGGTCTTCGTGATCCGGCCGGTGTCCGGTTGGCTGTCGCTGCGCGGCGCCCCGGGCCGCCCGGCCGAGCACTGGGTGATCGCGCTGTTCGGCATCCGCGGCGTCGGCTCCTTCTACTACCTGGCGTACGCGACCAGCCGGACGGACTTCCCGCAGGCCGAGCTGCTCTGGGCAACCGTCGGCCTGGTGGTGGTCGTCTCCGTGGTGGTGCACGGCATCGCGGCCACCCCGGTCATGCAGCTGCTGGACCGGGCAGGCGAGCGGACCCGCGACGCCTCAGCGCGGGGCCGGACGGATGAACCCGCGCTCGGCGGCGTCCGGGGCTGA
- a CDS encoding ATP-binding SpoIIE family protein phosphatase, translating into MPGTVGRVPTPSAPTPGGPADPGTATSGRAAALLSHRWADTTLGAPERWDPALRAVIDLVLASPVPMALLYGDDLVLLYNDGYAELIGARHPGALGRPAAEVFGDVWDEPGVGQVLERAYQRGEPFLEREAVLPVDWQRGGAEPAVFTRGHSPVRDSAGKIIGVLTVAAQTTQVTQQLQSLSDFAAALSGTLTLDDVARVTLRYCLHSFDADRVSFVIDDGTAWRMVRRVRGELLDEADERLPPLWRRVVADSPVPVVVAARSGVPSFTVDGQPLRDTAADRHDEKIRALATLPLRSTVIRGALTVGRQVPHLWSPAERALLAASAELIGQAAERARRFETQHGTAQLLQRSMLPEQLPDLPRLRIAARYDPGVDGNAAGGDFYDAFVLPTGALGVVLGDVAGHDVQAAARMGQVRAALRALALTDPRPDAVLAGLDRLVASLGVEGGTQELFVTVVFGVIESDREWITLASAGHPAPLIRRAPADGPPTAEYVAVPPGPPLGLGCRPRTTTVPFRPGDTLLLFSDGVVERRWQDLAAGLAGLGAAVTEASSGDPRALCAVATAAVPGATEDDVAVLAVEHAVRPSRSASMEVPAEPTAPSRVRHWMTAQLTEWQVPEGVIGAAVLCTSELTTNALLHAGTAARVEIDLSAERLLVSVADSGTRGQVTRARTDTLSSRGRGLGLIEELSDAWGTDPTVRGSTVWFEILIPAG; encoded by the coding sequence ATGCCAGGCACCGTCGGACGGGTTCCCACGCCGTCCGCCCCCACCCCGGGAGGGCCCGCGGATCCGGGAACCGCCACGTCCGGCCGGGCCGCGGCCCTGCTGTCCCATCGGTGGGCCGACACCACGCTGGGCGCGCCGGAACGGTGGGATCCGGCCCTGCGCGCCGTGATCGACCTGGTGCTCGCCTCGCCCGTGCCGATGGCGCTGCTCTACGGCGACGACCTGGTCCTGCTCTACAACGACGGGTACGCCGAGCTGATCGGCGCCCGACACCCGGGGGCGCTGGGGCGGCCGGCGGCGGAGGTGTTCGGGGACGTCTGGGACGAGCCGGGCGTCGGGCAGGTGCTGGAGCGGGCGTACCAGCGGGGCGAGCCCTTCCTGGAGCGGGAGGCGGTGCTGCCGGTCGACTGGCAGCGCGGCGGCGCCGAGCCGGCCGTGTTCACCCGGGGACACAGCCCGGTCCGGGACAGCGCCGGGAAGATCATCGGCGTGCTCACCGTGGCCGCGCAGACCACCCAGGTCACCCAGCAGCTGCAGAGTCTGAGCGACTTCGCCGCCGCGCTCTCCGGCACCCTGACGCTGGACGACGTGGCCCGGGTCACCCTGCGCTACTGCCTGCACTCGTTCGACGCGGACCGGGTCTCCTTCGTGATCGACGACGGGACGGCCTGGCGGATGGTCCGGCGGGTGCGCGGCGAACTGCTGGACGAGGCGGACGAGCGGTTGCCTCCGCTGTGGCGGCGGGTCGTGGCCGACTCACCCGTCCCGGTGGTGGTGGCCGCCCGCAGCGGCGTGCCCTCCTTCACGGTCGACGGGCAGCCGCTGCGGGACACCGCGGCGGACCGGCACGACGAGAAGATCCGGGCGCTCGCCACGCTGCCGCTGCGCTCGACGGTGATCCGGGGCGCGCTGACCGTCGGCCGTCAGGTCCCGCACCTCTGGTCCCCGGCGGAACGCGCGCTGCTGGCTGCCTCGGCGGAGTTGATCGGCCAGGCCGCCGAGCGGGCCCGCCGGTTCGAGACCCAGCACGGCACCGCCCAGTTGCTCCAGCGCAGCATGCTCCCCGAACAACTGCCCGACCTGCCCCGGCTGCGCATCGCCGCGCGCTACGACCCCGGCGTGGACGGCAACGCGGCCGGTGGCGACTTCTACGACGCGTTCGTGCTGCCCACCGGCGCGCTCGGCGTGGTCCTCGGCGACGTGGCCGGGCACGACGTGCAGGCGGCGGCCCGGATGGGCCAGGTACGCGCGGCGCTGCGCGCGCTGGCGCTCACCGACCCGCGCCCGGACGCGGTGCTCGCCGGCCTGGACCGGCTGGTCGCCAGTCTGGGCGTCGAGGGCGGCACCCAGGAGCTCTTCGTCACCGTGGTGTTCGGGGTGATCGAGTCCGACCGGGAATGGATCACCCTGGCCAGCGCCGGCCATCCGGCCCCGCTGATCCGGCGTGCCCCGGCCGACGGCCCGCCCACCGCCGAGTACGTGGCGGTGCCGCCCGGGCCGCCGCTCGGCCTCGGCTGCCGGCCCCGGACCACCACCGTGCCGTTCCGCCCCGGCGACACCCTGCTGCTGTTCAGCGACGGGGTGGTGGAGCGGCGCTGGCAGGACCTGGCCGCCGGCCTGGCGGGGCTGGGCGCCGCGGTGACCGAGGCGAGCAGCGGGGACCCTCGGGCGCTGTGCGCGGTGGCCACCGCCGCCGTGCCCGGCGCGACCGAGGACGACGTGGCGGTGCTCGCGGTGGAGCACGCGGTGCGCCCGAGCCGGTCGGCCAGCATGGAGGTGCCGGCCGAGCCGACCGCGCCGAGCCGGGTCCGGCACTGGATGACCGCCCAGCTCACCGAGTGGCAGGTGCCCGAAGGGGTGATCGGCGCGGCCGTGCTGTGCACCAGCGAGTTGACCACCAACGCGCTGCTGCACGCCGGCACCGCCGCCCGGGTGGAGATCGACCTGAGCGCGGAGCGGCTGCTGGTCTCGGTGGCCGACTCGGGCACCCGGGGCCAGGTGACCCGGGCCCGGACCGACACCCTGAGCAGTCGGGGCCGCGGCCTGGGGCTGATCGAGGAGCTCAGCGACGCCTGGGGCACCGACCCGACGGTGCGCGGGTCGACGGTCTGGTTCGAGATCCTCATCCCCGCCGGCTGA